From a single Kryptolebias marmoratus isolate JLee-2015 linkage group LG17, ASM164957v2, whole genome shotgun sequence genomic region:
- the si:dkey-94l16.4 gene encoding retinoic acid-induced protein 1 isoform X2: MEQPPGSLDDLQPQNVSTSTMPTVINLSRREEDHALASTPHAVLRMVKSPGWYPDSRTASEAGSSDVTPQPGEHVQPDNALSHTTVTVSYKSRSHVISARSPLSQRSPLYSVSPISRFSFHPQGGTDNGVGESSYALSQGYSERAEEPVNLAAQSEAFRPFPRAQAGPGSDAGSSRVQEPLGSNGREVSGDRFAERPPRDNEACELPEEARNGLENGQNSDGWSSSGALNGSSLETCTLVREEEEQDEERGSSVLFVLSEKQDSAVVSDSAGATNLCSFSREYRSPLEDPVSPSATSLDDVEDVFLLPQASSSPSVDTSYPERDEGDSERPPEWPAQPSSGVSHDPATLVSGDETEQPAHGWKATSEPSTDESENNRVVLHINGNAATLETTLTGRKLPARLGRGTRLEAIVMNINSSRYKVSGRILGNKKTSASQSTPPDSTLSTSQRSGSFSRRRGKVKLPFSVKQKVPVKKRKRGTIKSASCNDSAAVSEPDNKTKSCSGALTKSPRCGRSKREPARPPHISSVRSRRNPSAVHRNSKKEPELLSQPELSAQTKVPRFSPPLPQSKSPKKNPGKTKSKSPASEVSPTAKTKPARTPKRRRKKPRRSQTSSIFSPKEPEIKLKYVNYREERRDPRLDAFSSFVRVERQESSPALCTLINYPEDVTSLPKKGQQQQAFISAAVPTTSCLRLGRPSTHSQHRRALACCLCGQSANAMDLGDLHGPYYPEGHRPSAKAPAGGSGFKEDDYSDSDSSSFSVRAMPRALAQAAHMKQKGPLARSRWAGDGASSPEAKRPRPDAGPADAQDWYSPPVLPQEPCEYWLHEDCGVWSAGVFLVKGRVYGLEEAVKVAQETMCSACHAPGATLGCFFKGCANKYHYSGLRARRGEFLHEMQEAQEQDTESTSREPAGRQVTVYRNLVSQDSLAAASCRGSPPSPRASNHGDSGPGSF; this comes from the exons ATGGAGCAGCCACCTGGGAGCTTGGACGATCTACAGCCTCAGAATGTCTCCACCTCCACCATGCCCACTGTGATCAACCTGAGCAGGAGAGAGGAGGACCACGCCCTCGCCTCCACACCTCACGCCGTCCTGCGGATGGTCAAGAGCCCCGGCTGGTACCCGGACTCCAGGACTGCCAGCGAGGCCGGCTCCTCGGATGTCACGCCACAGCCGGGGGAGCACGTTCAACCAGACAATGCCTTATCCCACACTACAGTCACCGTGTCTTACAAGAGCAGGTCTCACGTCATCTCCGCTCGCAGCCCCTTATCTCAGCGGTCGCCTCTTTACAGCGTGTCGCCTATCAGCAGGTTCTCCTTCCACCCTCAAGGCGGCACAGATAACGGGGTCGGCGAGAGCAGCTACGCACTGAGCCAAGGTTACTCGGAGCGGGCGGAGGAGCCCGTAAACCTCGCCGCACAGAGCGAAGCTTTTCGCCCGTTTCCTCGGGCGCAGGCGGGGCCGGGCAGCGATGCGGGAAGTAGCCGTGTGCAGGAGCCCCTTGGGTCCAACGGCAGAGAGGTTTCCGGTGACAGATTCGCAGAAAGGCCTCCGCGAGACAACGAGGCGTGCGAGCTTCCCGAGGAAGCCAGGAACGGTTTGGAGAACGGTCAAAACAGCGATGGCTGGTCAAGTTCAGGAGCGCTTAACGGATCTTCACTGGAGACTTGCACTCTtgtcagagaggaggaggagcaggacgAGGAGAGAGGGAGCTCTGTGCTCTTCGTTTTGTCTGAGAAGCAGGACTCGGCGGTGGTCTCGGACAGCGCAGGTGCTACAAATCTGTGTTCGTTCAGCAGGGAGTACAGGAGTCCTCTGGAGGACCCCGTCTCCCCATCCGCTACCTCACTGGACGATGTGGAGGACGTGTTCCTGCTCCCTCAGGCCTCCAGCTCACCCAGCGTTGACACATCTTACCCAGAGAGAGATGAGGGGGACTCGGAAAGGCCCCCGGAATGGCCCGCTCAGCCGAGCTCTGGTGTCAGCCATGACCCCGCAACATTAGTTTCAGGCGACGAGACTGAACAACCAGCCCATGGATGGAAAGCCACATCGGAGCCTTCGACGGATGAATCGGAAAACAACAGGGTTGTTCTTCACATTAACGGGAACGCGGCGACACTAGAGACGACTCTAACGGGAAGGAAGCTGCCAGCCCGTCTTGGTAGAGGGACTCGCCTGGAGGCGATAGTCATGAACATAAATTCAAGCCGGTATAAAGTATCAGGACGCATACTCGGCAATAAAAAAACCAGCGCCTCCCAGTCCACACCTCCTGATTCTACCTTAAGCACTTCTCAGAGGAGTGGCAGTTTCTCGAGAAGGAGAGGCAAAGTAAAACTTCCTTTCTCCGTGAAACAAAAAGTGCCGGTGAAAAAACGCAAACGTGGTACCATTAAGTCCGCCTCCTGCAAcgactctgctgctgtttctgaacCGGACAACAAGACGAAGTCTTGTAGCGGCGCACTTACAAAAAGTCCTCGGTGTGGGAGGTCGAAACGAGAACCAGCACGCCCACCGCATATCAGCTCCGTCAGGTCGAGAAGGAACCCCTCCGCTGTGCACAGGAACTCCAAGAAGGAGCCAGAGCTGCTCTCTCAGCCTGAACTGTCGGCGCAAACGAAAGTGCCAAGGTTCTCGCCCCCACTGCCACAATCAAAATCTCCAAAGAAGAACCCAGGCAAAACCAAAAGCAAATCTCCTGCTAGCGAAGTGTCTCCCACTGCCAAGACGAAGCCAGCTCGTACGCCAAAACGGAGGCGGAAGAAACCCAGGCGGAGCCAGACCTCTTCTATCTTCTCCCCGAAGGAGCCGGAGATCAAACTCAAATACGTCAACTacagggaggagaggagggaccCCAGGTTGGACGCCTTCTCCTCGTTCGTTCGCGTGGAGCGTCAGGAGTCGTCGCCGGCGCTGTGCACTCTAATCAACTACCCCGAGGATGTAACGTCGCTGCCGAAGAagggccagcagcagcaggcttTCATATCCGCAGCCGTGCccaccacttcctgtctgcggCTGGGCCGGCCGTCCACGCACAGCCAGCATCGGCGTGCGCTCGCCTGCTGCCTGTGCGGCCAGTCGGCCAACGCCATGGACCTGGGGGACCTGCACGGGCCGTATTACCCCGAAGGGCACCGGCCGAGCGCCAAAGCACCGGCCGGCGGCTCGGGCTTCAAAGAGGACGACTACAGCGATTCAGACTCTTCGTCCTTCAGTGTGAGGGCCATGCCGCGGGCCCTCGCGCAGGCCGCTCATATGAAGCAGAAGGGCCCCCTGGCGAGAAGCAGGTGGGCCGGGGACGGCGCGAGCAGCCCCGAGGCTAAGCGGCCGCGGCCCGACGCCGGCCCAGCAGACGCTCAGGACTGGTACAGCCCGCCCGTGCTGCCCCAGGAGCCGTGTGAGTACTGGCTCCACGAGGACTGCGGCGTCTGGTCTGCGGGCGTGTTCCTCGTGAAGGGCAGAGTCTACGGGCTGGAGGAGGCCGTCAAGGTGGCTCAGGAGACG ATGTGTTCGGCGTGTCATGCTCCAGGCGCGACGCTGGGCTGCTTCTTCAAAGGCTGCGCTAACAAATACCACTACAG cGGACTGCGTGCTCGTCGAGGAGAATTTCTCCATGAAATGCAAGAAGCACAAG AACAAGACACTGAAAGCACCTCCAGGGAGCCGGCGGGGCGACAGGTGACGGTTTACAGGAACCTCGTGAG TCAAGACTCACTCGCAGCAGCATCCTGCAGGGGTTCTCCTCCCTCGCCACGTGCCAGTAACCACGGCGACAGTGGACCAGGGTCCTTCTGA
- the si:dkey-94l16.4 gene encoding retinoic acid-induced protein 1 isoform X1, with protein sequence MEQPPGSLDDLQPQNVSTSTMPTVINLSRREEDHALASTPHAVLRMVKSPGWYPDSRTASEAGSSDVTPQPGEHVQPDNALSHTTVTVSYKSRSHVISARSPLSQRSPLYSVSPISRFSFHPQGGTDNGVGESSYALSQGYSERAEEPVNLAAQSEAFRPFPRAQAGPGSDAGSSRVQEPLGSNGREVSGDRFAERPPRDNEACELPEEARNGLENGQNSDGWSSSGALNGSSLETCTLVREEEEQDEERGSSVLFVLSEKQDSAVVSDSAGATNLCSFSREYRSPLEDPVSPSATSLDDVEDVFLLPQASSSPSVDTSYPERDEGDSERPPEWPAQPSSGVSHDPATLVSGDETEQPAHGWKATSEPSTDESENNRVVLHINGNAATLETTLTGRKLPARLGRGTRLEAIVMNINSSRYKVSGRILGNKKTSASQSTPPDSTLSTSQRSGSFSRRRGKVKLPFSVKQKVPVKKRKRGTIKSASCNDSAAVSEPDNKTKSCSGALTKSPRCGRSKREPARPPHISSVRSRRNPSAVHRNSKKEPELLSQPELSAQTKVPRFSPPLPQSKSPKKNPGKTKSKSPASEVSPTAKTKPARTPKRRRKKPRRSQTSSIFSPKEPEIKLKYVNYREERRDPRLDAFSSFVRVERQESSPALCTLINYPEDVTSLPKKGQQQQAFISAAVPTTSCLRLGRPSTHSQHRRALACCLCGQSANAMDLGDLHGPYYPEGHRPSAKAPAGGSGFKEDDYSDSDSSSFSVRAMPRALAQAAHMKQKGPLARSRWAGDGASSPEAKRPRPDAGPADAQDWYSPPVLPQEPCEYWLHEDCGVWSAGVFLVKGRVYGLEEAVKVAQETMCSACHAPGATLGCFFKGCANKYHYSGLRARRGEFLHEMQEAQEQDTESTSREPAGRQVTVYRNLVRLVRPRRGLEGEWVLKVHSQKPAAITPLLYPYVHQPDAPSQRLN encoded by the exons ATGGAGCAGCCACCTGGGAGCTTGGACGATCTACAGCCTCAGAATGTCTCCACCTCCACCATGCCCACTGTGATCAACCTGAGCAGGAGAGAGGAGGACCACGCCCTCGCCTCCACACCTCACGCCGTCCTGCGGATGGTCAAGAGCCCCGGCTGGTACCCGGACTCCAGGACTGCCAGCGAGGCCGGCTCCTCGGATGTCACGCCACAGCCGGGGGAGCACGTTCAACCAGACAATGCCTTATCCCACACTACAGTCACCGTGTCTTACAAGAGCAGGTCTCACGTCATCTCCGCTCGCAGCCCCTTATCTCAGCGGTCGCCTCTTTACAGCGTGTCGCCTATCAGCAGGTTCTCCTTCCACCCTCAAGGCGGCACAGATAACGGGGTCGGCGAGAGCAGCTACGCACTGAGCCAAGGTTACTCGGAGCGGGCGGAGGAGCCCGTAAACCTCGCCGCACAGAGCGAAGCTTTTCGCCCGTTTCCTCGGGCGCAGGCGGGGCCGGGCAGCGATGCGGGAAGTAGCCGTGTGCAGGAGCCCCTTGGGTCCAACGGCAGAGAGGTTTCCGGTGACAGATTCGCAGAAAGGCCTCCGCGAGACAACGAGGCGTGCGAGCTTCCCGAGGAAGCCAGGAACGGTTTGGAGAACGGTCAAAACAGCGATGGCTGGTCAAGTTCAGGAGCGCTTAACGGATCTTCACTGGAGACTTGCACTCTtgtcagagaggaggaggagcaggacgAGGAGAGAGGGAGCTCTGTGCTCTTCGTTTTGTCTGAGAAGCAGGACTCGGCGGTGGTCTCGGACAGCGCAGGTGCTACAAATCTGTGTTCGTTCAGCAGGGAGTACAGGAGTCCTCTGGAGGACCCCGTCTCCCCATCCGCTACCTCACTGGACGATGTGGAGGACGTGTTCCTGCTCCCTCAGGCCTCCAGCTCACCCAGCGTTGACACATCTTACCCAGAGAGAGATGAGGGGGACTCGGAAAGGCCCCCGGAATGGCCCGCTCAGCCGAGCTCTGGTGTCAGCCATGACCCCGCAACATTAGTTTCAGGCGACGAGACTGAACAACCAGCCCATGGATGGAAAGCCACATCGGAGCCTTCGACGGATGAATCGGAAAACAACAGGGTTGTTCTTCACATTAACGGGAACGCGGCGACACTAGAGACGACTCTAACGGGAAGGAAGCTGCCAGCCCGTCTTGGTAGAGGGACTCGCCTGGAGGCGATAGTCATGAACATAAATTCAAGCCGGTATAAAGTATCAGGACGCATACTCGGCAATAAAAAAACCAGCGCCTCCCAGTCCACACCTCCTGATTCTACCTTAAGCACTTCTCAGAGGAGTGGCAGTTTCTCGAGAAGGAGAGGCAAAGTAAAACTTCCTTTCTCCGTGAAACAAAAAGTGCCGGTGAAAAAACGCAAACGTGGTACCATTAAGTCCGCCTCCTGCAAcgactctgctgctgtttctgaacCGGACAACAAGACGAAGTCTTGTAGCGGCGCACTTACAAAAAGTCCTCGGTGTGGGAGGTCGAAACGAGAACCAGCACGCCCACCGCATATCAGCTCCGTCAGGTCGAGAAGGAACCCCTCCGCTGTGCACAGGAACTCCAAGAAGGAGCCAGAGCTGCTCTCTCAGCCTGAACTGTCGGCGCAAACGAAAGTGCCAAGGTTCTCGCCCCCACTGCCACAATCAAAATCTCCAAAGAAGAACCCAGGCAAAACCAAAAGCAAATCTCCTGCTAGCGAAGTGTCTCCCACTGCCAAGACGAAGCCAGCTCGTACGCCAAAACGGAGGCGGAAGAAACCCAGGCGGAGCCAGACCTCTTCTATCTTCTCCCCGAAGGAGCCGGAGATCAAACTCAAATACGTCAACTacagggaggagaggagggaccCCAGGTTGGACGCCTTCTCCTCGTTCGTTCGCGTGGAGCGTCAGGAGTCGTCGCCGGCGCTGTGCACTCTAATCAACTACCCCGAGGATGTAACGTCGCTGCCGAAGAagggccagcagcagcaggcttTCATATCCGCAGCCGTGCccaccacttcctgtctgcggCTGGGCCGGCCGTCCACGCACAGCCAGCATCGGCGTGCGCTCGCCTGCTGCCTGTGCGGCCAGTCGGCCAACGCCATGGACCTGGGGGACCTGCACGGGCCGTATTACCCCGAAGGGCACCGGCCGAGCGCCAAAGCACCGGCCGGCGGCTCGGGCTTCAAAGAGGACGACTACAGCGATTCAGACTCTTCGTCCTTCAGTGTGAGGGCCATGCCGCGGGCCCTCGCGCAGGCCGCTCATATGAAGCAGAAGGGCCCCCTGGCGAGAAGCAGGTGGGCCGGGGACGGCGCGAGCAGCCCCGAGGCTAAGCGGCCGCGGCCCGACGCCGGCCCAGCAGACGCTCAGGACTGGTACAGCCCGCCCGTGCTGCCCCAGGAGCCGTGTGAGTACTGGCTCCACGAGGACTGCGGCGTCTGGTCTGCGGGCGTGTTCCTCGTGAAGGGCAGAGTCTACGGGCTGGAGGAGGCCGTCAAGGTGGCTCAGGAGACG ATGTGTTCGGCGTGTCATGCTCCAGGCGCGACGCTGGGCTGCTTCTTCAAAGGCTGCGCTAACAAATACCACTACAG cGGACTGCGTGCTCGTCGAGGAGAATTTCTCCATGAAATGCAAGAAGCACAAG AACAAGACACTGAAAGCACCTCCAGGGAGCCGGCGGGGCGACAGGTGACGGTTTACAGGAACCTCGTGAGGTTAGTACGTCCGCGCCGGGGGCTCGAAGGCGAATGGGTTTTAAAGGTGCATTCCCAGAAACCTGCAGCTATTACTCCTCTCCTGTACCCCTACGTTCACCAGCCTGATGCGCCATCACAGCGTCTGAACTGA
- the si:dkey-94l16.4 gene encoding retinoic acid-induced protein 1 isoform X3: MEQPPGSLDDLQPQNVSTSTMPTVINLSRREEDHALASTPHAVLRMVKSPGWYPDSRTASEAGSSDVTPQPGEHVQPDNALSHTTVTVSYKSRSHVISARSPLSQRSPLYSVSPISRFSFHPQGGTDNGVGESSYALSQGYSERAEEPVNLAAQSEAFRPFPRAQAGPGSDAGSSRVQEPLGSNGREVSGDRFAERPPRDNEACELPEEARNGLENGQNSDGWSSSGALNGSSLETCTLVREEEEQDEERGSSVLFVLSEKQDSAVVSDSAGATNLCSFSREYRSPLEDPVSPSATSLDDVEDVFLLPQASSSPSVDTSYPERDEGDSERPPEWPAQPSSGVSHDPATLVSGDETEQPAHGWKATSEPSTDESENNRVVLHINGNAATLETTLTGRKLPARLGRGTRLEAIVMNINSSRYKVSGRILGNKKTSASQSTPPDSTLSTSQRSGSFSRRRGKVKLPFSVKQKVPVKKRKRGTIKSASCNDSAAVSEPDNKTKSCSGALTKSPRCGRSKREPARPPHISSVRSRRNPSAVHRNSKKEPELLSQPELSAQTKVPRFSPPLPQSKSPKKNPGKTKSKSPASEVSPTAKTKPARTPKRRRKKPRRSQTSSIFSPKEPEIKLKYVNYREERRDPRLDAFSSFVRVERQESSPALCTLINYPEDVTSLPKKGQQQQAFISAAVPTTSCLRLGRPSTHSQHRRALACCLCGQSANAMDLGDLHGPYYPEGHRPSAKAPAGGSGFKEDDYSDSDSSSFSVRAMPRALAQAAHMKQKGPLARSRWAGDGASSPEAKRPRPDAGPADAQDWYSPPVLPQEPCEYWLHEDCGVWSAGVFLVKGRVYGLEEAVKVAQETMCSACHAPGATLGCFFKGCANKYHYSGLRARRGEFLHEMQEAQEQDTESTSREPAGRQVTVYRNLVRFW, from the exons ATGGAGCAGCCACCTGGGAGCTTGGACGATCTACAGCCTCAGAATGTCTCCACCTCCACCATGCCCACTGTGATCAACCTGAGCAGGAGAGAGGAGGACCACGCCCTCGCCTCCACACCTCACGCCGTCCTGCGGATGGTCAAGAGCCCCGGCTGGTACCCGGACTCCAGGACTGCCAGCGAGGCCGGCTCCTCGGATGTCACGCCACAGCCGGGGGAGCACGTTCAACCAGACAATGCCTTATCCCACACTACAGTCACCGTGTCTTACAAGAGCAGGTCTCACGTCATCTCCGCTCGCAGCCCCTTATCTCAGCGGTCGCCTCTTTACAGCGTGTCGCCTATCAGCAGGTTCTCCTTCCACCCTCAAGGCGGCACAGATAACGGGGTCGGCGAGAGCAGCTACGCACTGAGCCAAGGTTACTCGGAGCGGGCGGAGGAGCCCGTAAACCTCGCCGCACAGAGCGAAGCTTTTCGCCCGTTTCCTCGGGCGCAGGCGGGGCCGGGCAGCGATGCGGGAAGTAGCCGTGTGCAGGAGCCCCTTGGGTCCAACGGCAGAGAGGTTTCCGGTGACAGATTCGCAGAAAGGCCTCCGCGAGACAACGAGGCGTGCGAGCTTCCCGAGGAAGCCAGGAACGGTTTGGAGAACGGTCAAAACAGCGATGGCTGGTCAAGTTCAGGAGCGCTTAACGGATCTTCACTGGAGACTTGCACTCTtgtcagagaggaggaggagcaggacgAGGAGAGAGGGAGCTCTGTGCTCTTCGTTTTGTCTGAGAAGCAGGACTCGGCGGTGGTCTCGGACAGCGCAGGTGCTACAAATCTGTGTTCGTTCAGCAGGGAGTACAGGAGTCCTCTGGAGGACCCCGTCTCCCCATCCGCTACCTCACTGGACGATGTGGAGGACGTGTTCCTGCTCCCTCAGGCCTCCAGCTCACCCAGCGTTGACACATCTTACCCAGAGAGAGATGAGGGGGACTCGGAAAGGCCCCCGGAATGGCCCGCTCAGCCGAGCTCTGGTGTCAGCCATGACCCCGCAACATTAGTTTCAGGCGACGAGACTGAACAACCAGCCCATGGATGGAAAGCCACATCGGAGCCTTCGACGGATGAATCGGAAAACAACAGGGTTGTTCTTCACATTAACGGGAACGCGGCGACACTAGAGACGACTCTAACGGGAAGGAAGCTGCCAGCCCGTCTTGGTAGAGGGACTCGCCTGGAGGCGATAGTCATGAACATAAATTCAAGCCGGTATAAAGTATCAGGACGCATACTCGGCAATAAAAAAACCAGCGCCTCCCAGTCCACACCTCCTGATTCTACCTTAAGCACTTCTCAGAGGAGTGGCAGTTTCTCGAGAAGGAGAGGCAAAGTAAAACTTCCTTTCTCCGTGAAACAAAAAGTGCCGGTGAAAAAACGCAAACGTGGTACCATTAAGTCCGCCTCCTGCAAcgactctgctgctgtttctgaacCGGACAACAAGACGAAGTCTTGTAGCGGCGCACTTACAAAAAGTCCTCGGTGTGGGAGGTCGAAACGAGAACCAGCACGCCCACCGCATATCAGCTCCGTCAGGTCGAGAAGGAACCCCTCCGCTGTGCACAGGAACTCCAAGAAGGAGCCAGAGCTGCTCTCTCAGCCTGAACTGTCGGCGCAAACGAAAGTGCCAAGGTTCTCGCCCCCACTGCCACAATCAAAATCTCCAAAGAAGAACCCAGGCAAAACCAAAAGCAAATCTCCTGCTAGCGAAGTGTCTCCCACTGCCAAGACGAAGCCAGCTCGTACGCCAAAACGGAGGCGGAAGAAACCCAGGCGGAGCCAGACCTCTTCTATCTTCTCCCCGAAGGAGCCGGAGATCAAACTCAAATACGTCAACTacagggaggagaggagggaccCCAGGTTGGACGCCTTCTCCTCGTTCGTTCGCGTGGAGCGTCAGGAGTCGTCGCCGGCGCTGTGCACTCTAATCAACTACCCCGAGGATGTAACGTCGCTGCCGAAGAagggccagcagcagcaggcttTCATATCCGCAGCCGTGCccaccacttcctgtctgcggCTGGGCCGGCCGTCCACGCACAGCCAGCATCGGCGTGCGCTCGCCTGCTGCCTGTGCGGCCAGTCGGCCAACGCCATGGACCTGGGGGACCTGCACGGGCCGTATTACCCCGAAGGGCACCGGCCGAGCGCCAAAGCACCGGCCGGCGGCTCGGGCTTCAAAGAGGACGACTACAGCGATTCAGACTCTTCGTCCTTCAGTGTGAGGGCCATGCCGCGGGCCCTCGCGCAGGCCGCTCATATGAAGCAGAAGGGCCCCCTGGCGAGAAGCAGGTGGGCCGGGGACGGCGCGAGCAGCCCCGAGGCTAAGCGGCCGCGGCCCGACGCCGGCCCAGCAGACGCTCAGGACTGGTACAGCCCGCCCGTGCTGCCCCAGGAGCCGTGTGAGTACTGGCTCCACGAGGACTGCGGCGTCTGGTCTGCGGGCGTGTTCCTCGTGAAGGGCAGAGTCTACGGGCTGGAGGAGGCCGTCAAGGTGGCTCAGGAGACG ATGTGTTCGGCGTGTCATGCTCCAGGCGCGACGCTGGGCTGCTTCTTCAAAGGCTGCGCTAACAAATACCACTACAG cGGACTGCGTGCTCGTCGAGGAGAATTTCTCCATGAAATGCAAGAAGCACAAG AACAAGACACTGAAAGCACCTCCAGGGAGCCGGCGGGGCGACAGGTGACGGTTTACAGGAACCTCGTGAG GTTTTGGTGA